TCGGTGTTTGCCATCTTTACCAGTTCACGGCTGTTTTTCTCTTCTGCCTCAACACGGTCATTAATGTCCCGCAAGGAACCTATGGAGCCGATAATATTACCGTCATCATCAAACCACGGGTAAGATACGTCGGTTAACCATATTTTTCTTCCGTCACGTGTTCTTACAAGATAATCAGCCTGCCATTTATTGACATCGCCGTTTTTACGGGTTTTTTCCAGTTCATCAAATGATTTAATTGATTTCATTCCGTTGCTTATTATTTTTGTTTCAATAATTAATGAGCGGAAATTTATCTTTTTCATTTCTTCGGGCGTAAAACCAAGCAGTTTTACTATTGCCGGGCTGATATAATCATATGTCATACTGTTATATCGAAGGCGATATATAGTATCAGATGAGTATGAGGTAAGTAAATCAAGCTCTTCTTTGAGTCTTTGTGATTTAGTTGAAAAAGGTAGTGATTTTGTAAATGAAGCGGCTTTCTTGGCGACGCTTTTGGGTTCTTTGTTTTCCAGAACTTTAAATAATGATTGATATGTTCTTTTTGGTTTTCTAGTGGAAGTCATTGAACAAGCCTCCTGCTTTTTGGGTTGGCGAATAATCCTGCGATTACTAAACCGAGTGTTTCTTTTGCCTTAAAAACACAATATGTAGTATATTTCTTATACTCTTATAAAAACGCATTAAAGTCAATCAAAAATTGCAAAAACGATTTTTTATTTAATCATAGAAATAATCATGTTTTTAGGTTAATATAAAGCATATGCATAATTTATGCCAAAAGTATAAATTAATGATTTTGAGATTAGACTCGGTCTATAAATAAGGGGTAAATGTGGCTGACTTAAGTTTACATATTAAACAGTCTCAATCAATGGTAATGACACCTCAATTGCAGCAGGCGATAAAAATTCTGCAACTGAGTAATGTTGAGCTGCAAGAATATGTTGAGCAGCAGATAGAAGAAAATCCCTTTTTAGATAACCCTGTCAGTGAAGTTGAAAATACGGACTCGGAAATTGATGAAAAATCTGAACCCGATATGGTTCCCGATAGTGAAAAAGATTATTCATGGGACGATGATCAGGTTTCTCCTGCGATATATGACAGCGATTCACCTACATATACAGGAGTAGGGAAGTCCGGCGGTTCTGATTTTAGCGAGAATGAATATGGCATAGAGCAAATAGCATCGCCCAAAATTACGCTGAAAGACCACATAATTGACCAGATAAATATAGACATTATCGACCCCGTACAAAAGATGGTAGCCCTGCACCTTGCCGATATGCTTGATGATAACGGATATCTGTCAGGTGATTTAAACTCGTTATCTCAAGTGTTAAAATGCGATTTTAAAGAGATTGAATTAACTTTAGAGGTGCTGCACGGATTTGAACCTACGGGTGTTTTTGCAAGAAACCTGCAAGAGTGCCTTGCTTTGCAACTAAAGGAAAAAGATCGTTTTGATCCTGCTATGCAGCGTTTTGTAGAAAATATAGATATGTTCGCAAAGCGGGATATTAAGGGATTGAAGCGGGTTTGTAAGGTTGATGAGGAAGACCTTTTGCAGATGTGTGAGGAGATAAAAGCCCTCAATCCCAGACCCGGAAGTAGTTTTTCATCGGAAAATGTTCAGGTTTTGTATCCTGATGTTTTCTTAAAAAGAGGGGATAAAGGCAAGTGGATACTTGAAATTAATAAC
This DNA window, taken from Alphaproteobacteria bacterium CG11_big_fil_rev_8_21_14_0_20_39_49, encodes the following:
- the rpoN gene encoding RNA polymerase sigma-54 factor, producing MVMTPQLQQAIKILQLSNVELQEYVEQQIEENPFLDNPVSEVENTDSEIDEKSEPDMVPDSEKDYSWDDDQVSPAIYDSDSPTYTGVGKSGGSDFSENEYGIEQIASPKITLKDHIIDQINIDIIDPVQKMVALHLADMLDDNGYLSGDLNSLSQVLKCDFKEIELTLEVLHGFEPTGVFARNLQECLALQLKEKDRFDPAMQRFVENIDMFAKRDIKGLKRVCKVDEEDLLQMCEEIKALNPRPGSSFSSENVQVLYPDVFLKRGDKGKWILEINNEILPRVLVNRKYYSEVECKVNDKSSKKFLTDQFSTANWLVKALDQRANTILKVATELVMQQDGFFKKGIHFLKPLVLSDIAQKIEMHESTVSRVINGKYIATHMGIYELKYFFSSSVGSTNGIEDVSSKRIKFMIKELIDKEKGVSVLSDAKIASILKAKGIDVARRTVMKYREAMGIGSSVQRRADKKMS